The following coding sequences lie in one Haematobia irritans isolate KBUSLIRL chromosome 3, ASM5000362v1, whole genome shotgun sequence genomic window:
- the LOC142229963 gene encoding uncharacterized protein LOC142229963, producing the protein MFLRYWIFIFGVFCILQTQAKLPLIYPKISGSNVKLIFGFGVPWDGLLVETITSGIVWRIHFHLPGSLQQLRHRTVTKLGRQFDDDESNSLDGNYPSTNSTLDGINESALEKYVHMSYRWGVYRSMEGLAERMGLNGRVCVLKSICEASQDPFHYANGLWGELMYILLTPSSSVDKLSEHSDNDYYQAEYLGRSGGNCESVFGKCPRSLLSHFSNFYKLTDELREIFF; encoded by the exons ATGTTTTTAAGATATTGGATATTTATATTTGGAGTTTTTTGTATCCTACAAACACAAGCCAAACTGCCCTTGATTTATCCCAAGATTAGCGGAAGTAATGTTAAG tTGATTTTTGGCTTTGGTGTTCCCTGGGATGGTTTGCTTGTTGAAACCATTACATCCGGTATAGTTTGGCGTATACACTTTCACTTACCTGGATCCTTACAACAGTTAAGACATCGAACTGTTACCAAACTGGGAAGGCAATTTGATGATGATGAGTCTAATTCTCTGGATGGCAATTATCCGTCGACGAATTCCACTTTGGATGGTATAAATGAATCAGCACTTGAGAAATATGTTCACATGAGTTATCGTTGGGGAGTTTATCGCAGCATGGAGGGCTTGGCTGAAAG AATGGGTTTGAATGGACGTGTTTGTGtattgaaaagtatttgtgaagctTCCCAAGATCCCTTCCATTATGCAAATGGATTATGGGGTGAATTGATGTATATATTGTTGAC GCCATcatcatcggttgataaactttCCGAGCATAGTGACAATGACTATTATCAAGCTGAATATTTGGGTCGTTCTGGTGGAAATTGTGAATCGGTCTTTGGAAAATGTCCACGTTCTTTGTTATCTCATTTtagtaatttttataaacttacaGATGAAttgagagaaatatttttttaa